The proteins below are encoded in one region of Brachyspira hampsonii:
- a CDS encoding glycosyltransferase family 2 protein, with amino-acid sequence MIKVSVILPIYNIEKYLPKCLESIVNQTLKDIEIICINDCSPDNSENIIKEYIKKDNRIKLINNEKNIGVGLSRNIGVDLSNGEYISFIDSDDFINNNYLESLYSTAKKYDADIVFTNNMYTVNDNSGYIKPYYHNRMHIWKKKFKNTWKEGKSSFDVSTTEKENTPEYPLVSSVNKIFKKYFITNNNLKFQNYIVAEDSEFFYKYLVYNPNMYYNNNAEYYYVQRKSSAVHSIEKDEKMASDALSVFSNIFNFYKEKKFNLLKESNFYNFYSFLFIFNNYKAENKSEFYKKCHETMKKLDVEIDRDKHAFYAYSVYIMKTYDDYNIYLEKIESIKKKVFDIAWWIPSITLREKYKKINLDKLANKNWK; translated from the coding sequence ATGATTAAAGTATCCGTAATTTTGCCAATATATAATATAGAAAAATATTTGCCTAAATGTTTAGAGAGCATTGTAAATCAAACTTTAAAAGATATAGAAATAATATGTATTAATGACTGCTCTCCTGATAATTCAGAAAATATAATAAAAGAATATATAAAAAAAGATAACAGAATAAAACTTATAAACAATGAAAAAAATATTGGTGTAGGACTTTCAAGAAATATAGGTGTTGATTTAAGTAATGGAGAATATATTTCTTTTATCGACTCTGATGACTTTATAAATAATAATTATTTGGAGAGTTTATATAGTACCGCAAAGAAATATGATGCCGACATAGTTTTTACAAACAATATGTATACAGTTAATGACAACAGCGGATATATAAAACCTTATTATCATAATAGAATGCATATATGGAAAAAAAAGTTTAAAAATACTTGGAAAGAAGGAAAAAGCAGCTTTGATGTAAGCACAACAGAAAAAGAAAATACTCCTGAATATCCATTGGTATCAAGTGTGAATAAAATATTTAAAAAATATTTCATTACTAATAATAATTTAAAATTTCAAAATTATATTGTAGCTGAAGACAGTGAATTCTTTTACAAATATTTAGTATATAATCCGAATATGTATTACAATAATAATGCAGAGTATTATTATGTTCAAAGAAAATCATCAGCCGTTCATTCTATAGAAAAAGATGAAAAAATGGCATCAGATGCTTTATCTGTATTCAGCAATATATTTAACTTTTATAAAGAAAAAAAATTTAATCTATTAAAAGAATCCAATTTTTATAATTTCTATTCATTTTTATTTATATTTAATAATTATAAAGCTGAAAATAAAAGTGAATTCTACAAAAAATGCCATGAAACAATGAAAAAATTAGATGTTGAAATAGACCGAGATAAACATGCCTTTTATGCCTACAGTGTATATATAATGAAGACTTATGATGATTATAATATTTATTTAGAAAAGATTGAATCAATTAAGAAAAAAGTTTTTGATATAGCTTGGTGGATACCTTCAATCACATTAAGAGAAAAATATAAAAAAATAAACCTTGATAAACTTGCAAATAAAAATTGGAAATAG
- a CDS encoding DinB family protein translates to MIENNISEIAKKIEKESKKLDKKIKDIEKIKSSITKDLKKNVKELKTNQLKKLQEEKKNITEKVKEMKYNLLSAKKANASKDENKKNTKIEDNSNKKPIDKTAKKIMNMMALYNKNANKKLIEILQTVKDEDLKKENNAYFKSIHGTFMHIIQCDMYFFKEYRKYSSKKKIENENILNYLNEDFTFNISINEDLKSLIDIRTKLDDVIIAIINSIEDFNISEKVIVPNAVIKKPRYHLIMHELNHDTHHRGEISVMLDQMGYKNDYSNLITIV, encoded by the coding sequence ATGATTGAAAACAATATCAGTGAAATTGCAAAAAAAATAGAAAAAGAATCAAAAAAACTAGACAAAAAAATAAAAGATATTGAAAAAATAAAATCATCTATAACTAAAGACTTAAAGAAAAATGTTAAAGAATTAAAAACAAATCAGTTAAAAAAACTTCAGGAAGAAAAGAAAAATATTACAGAGAAAGTTAAGGAAATGAAATATAATCTGTTAAGTGCTAAAAAGGCAAATGCTTCCAAAGATGAAAATAAAAAAAATACAAAAATAGAAGATAATTCAAATAAAAAGCCTATAGATAAAACAGCAAAAAAAATTATGAATATGATGGCTTTATACAATAAAAATGCAAATAAAAAACTCATTGAAATTTTACAAACAGTTAAAGATGAAGACTTAAAAAAAGAAAACAATGCATATTTTAAATCCATACATGGAACATTTATGCATATTATTCAATGCGATATGTATTTCTTTAAAGAATACAGAAAATATTCAAGCAAGAAGAAAATAGAAAATGAAAATATATTAAATTATCTAAATGAAGATTTTACTTTCAATATAAGTATAAATGAAGATTTAAAAAGTTTAATAGATATAAGAACAAAATTAGATGATGTTATAATAGCTATTATTAATAGTATAGAAGATTTTAATATATCAGAAAAAGTAATAGTTCCAAATGCGGTAATAAAAAAACCTAGATATCATTTGATAATGCATGAATTAAATCATGACACTCATCATAGAGGTGAGATTTCTGTAATGCTCGATCAAATGGGATATAAAAATGATTATTCAAATTTAATTACTATAGTTTAA
- a CDS encoding ankyrin repeat domain-containing protein, whose amino-acid sequence MLKKYILLMIIGLVFMVNNSYGISQDENIFLNACRYGQVYRIKELIDKVNINVQDEEEGYTPLMNAIRGRKIEAVKILLEHNADVTKIKDNSGRNAFFWAAALDELEMLKLFEKYNPDFNTVDNNGSTALFYASKIETMYYLIKNGIDVNKKDITGRTALIQYSLAYQSQNIVKFLIENGADINAQDNEGITTLMFAVKDYNIEIVNMCLSANANLHIKDKEGKTALFYTLLYFHAIDYGKNMTYNMFGKINTEITELITGNRKEEQEEATKNVIKFVKLLIDNGADINSQDNKGNTLLMYAITFKYKPLVDEILKLNPDVNIKNKEGKTANDIASMYGYKIIK is encoded by the coding sequence ATGTTAAAAAAATATATTTTGTTAATGATTATAGGATTAGTTTTTATGGTGAATAATTCTTATGGTATCTCTCAAGATGAAAACATTTTTCTGAATGCATGCCGTTATGGGCAAGTTTATAGAATTAAAGAATTAATTGATAAAGTTAATATCAATGTTCAAGATGAAGAAGAAGGATATACTCCTTTAATGAATGCTATAAGAGGAAGAAAAATAGAGGCTGTTAAAATTTTATTAGAGCATAATGCTGATGTTACTAAAATAAAAGATAATAGCGGAAGAAATGCATTTTTCTGGGCGGCTGCTTTAGATGAACTTGAAATGCTGAAACTATTTGAAAAATATAATCCAGATTTTAATACTGTAGATAATAACGGTTCTACTGCTTTATTTTATGCTAGTAAAATAGAAACTATGTATTATCTAATAAAAAACGGTATTGATGTTAATAAAAAAGATATAACTGGAAGAACTGCTTTAATACAATATTCGTTAGCATACCAAAGTCAAAATATTGTAAAGTTTTTAATTGAAAACGGAGCAGATATTAATGCTCAGGATAATGAAGGAATAACAACATTAATGTTTGCTGTTAAGGATTATAATATTGAAATAGTAAATATGTGTTTATCAGCAAATGCCAATCTTCATATAAAAGACAAAGAAGGAAAAACTGCTTTATTCTATACATTATTATATTTTCATGCAATAGATTATGGTAAAAATATGACATATAATATGTTTGGAAAAATTAACACTGAGATAACTGAATTGATAACAGGAAATAGAAAAGAAGAACAAGAAGAAGCAACTAAAAATGTTATTAAATTTGTAAAGCTATTAATAGATAATGGAGCAGATATCAATTCACAGGATAACAAAGGAAACACTTTATTAATGTATGCTATAACCTTTAAATATAAACCTCTTGTAGATGAGATATTAAAATTAAATCCTGATGTGAATATAAAAAATAAAGAAGGTAAAACAGCTAATGATATAGCGAGTATGTACGGTTATAAAATAATAAAATAG
- a CDS encoding YcxB family protein, which produces MKKEYKYRLTEDDFIDFQLHYLKSNSNITSSIKKTIIILIALYIIVFASMAIYFRNNAFLIVIIALLVSAFSILQIFTYKKRLEKKIVKKVKEYARSGKLDKVFGDKELTIYDDKVIFKEDRGTSQFNKDEIKKIDSANKCIFLYTDEMSAIIIPKNILSSEDIDFILSYKK; this is translated from the coding sequence ATGAAAAAAGAATATAAATATAGATTAACTGAAGACGATTTTATAGATTTTCAGCTTCATTATTTAAAATCAAATTCAAATATTACATCATCAATAAAAAAAACTATTATTATACTCATAGCACTTTATATTATTGTATTTGCATCTATGGCAATATACTTTAGAAATAATGCATTTTTAATAGTGATAATAGCTTTACTAGTATCTGCTTTTTCTATACTTCAAATATTTACATATAAAAAGCGTCTTGAAAAAAAGATAGTGAAAAAAGTGAAAGAGTATGCAAGAAGCGGTAAATTGGATAAGGTTTTCGGAGATAAAGAATTAACTATATATGATGATAAAGTAATTTTTAAAGAGGACAGAGGAACAAGTCAATTTAATAAAGATGAAATAAAAAAAATAGATTCTGCAAACAAATGCATATTTCTCTATACAGATGAAATGTCTGCGATAATAATACCTAAAAATATATTAAGCTCTGAAGATATAGATTTTATTTTATCTTATAAAAAATAA
- a CDS encoding regulatory protein RecX — translation MKLKGDKIYIKVSGGDVFTIPKNGLYELDLYEGMELEYDEIPHIRFRAFESAARKSAVSILKRGFISEGMLREKLTKKGHKKRFIKHAVNYCKEYDLIDDKRFVKIAINSLKLKGKSKRHIIDYLKKNKVKPSLIEKAQNSISDRIDDKALKDAIRKYYKLYENKERKEDYIIKTLMRKGFKYDRIKTLLKKYIDKKKNYED, via the coding sequence ATGAAATTAAAAGGCGATAAGATATATATCAAAGTATCAGGCGGAGATGTATTTACTATACCAAAAAACGGACTCTATGAACTTGATTTATATGAGGGAATGGAGCTTGAATATGATGAAATACCGCATATAAGGTTCAGGGCTTTTGAATCTGCCGCAAGAAAATCTGCTGTATCAATACTTAAACGCGGATTTATAAGCGAGGGTATGCTTAGAGAAAAACTTACAAAAAAAGGACATAAAAAAAGATTTATTAAACATGCTGTAAACTACTGCAAAGAATATGATCTTATAGATGATAAAAGATTCGTAAAAATAGCAATTAATAGCCTAAAACTTAAAGGAAAAAGCAAAAGGCATATAATAGATTATTTAAAGAAAAATAAAGTAAAGCCAAGTTTAATAGAAAAAGCACAAAACTCTATAAGCGATAGAATAGATGATAAAGCCTTAAAAGATGCTATAAGAAAATATTATAAACTGTATGAAAATAAAGAAAGAAAAGAAGATTATATTATAAAGACATTAATGCGTAAAGGTTTTAAATACGATAGAATAAAAACTTTGTTAAAAAAGTATATAGACAAAAAAAAGAATTATGAAGATTAA
- a CDS encoding S41 family peptidase has product MMKNKERLLWIFLLIFVVAISFFNFKSPSLAIAQQGNAQSDNDFYYYSRLFQKVFATLQQNFVDTNNVTTKKLMYGAIKGMLEATDDPFTFLLDEELNTALNTEMSGKYGGVGLSISKNADKGLMVVSPIEDGPGEKAGILSGDIITEIDGKSTKDMSVDNAANIMRGKEGTKVTLTIVRDGVAEPIKYPLTRAIIEIKSVKYKMVDDSIGYIRITTFGDDTAKDLENALIDLKKQGMKKLILDLRNNPGGRLDTAINIVEEFLTEGKIVYTRGRSRNENQDYYASKKGDEWLEGDTLVLVNQYSASASEILSGALQDSGRAKLLGETTFGKFSVQYVLPLDARDNTSFKFTVAHYYTPNGRRLHGKGLTPDFVVVEPKLSSTDITALTELRKGGQISAYAKKYPNESSDADALPAFKEELRKQNIMPSDYLLERLIYNERNLDNYKEIYDLRYDKQLKAAIEYLQTGKEPPQDKEEPRENWSNEKEEN; this is encoded by the coding sequence ATGATGAAAAACAAAGAAAGACTTTTATGGATATTTCTTTTAATTTTTGTAGTAGCAATTTCTTTTTTCAATTTTAAAAGTCCTTCGCTTGCAATAGCACAGCAGGGAAATGCTCAGTCTGATAATGATTTTTATTATTACAGCAGATTGTTCCAAAAAGTATTTGCCACATTACAGCAGAATTTCGTTGATACTAATAATGTAACAACAAAAAAACTTATGTATGGTGCGATAAAAGGAATGCTTGAAGCAACTGATGACCCATTTACATTTCTTCTTGATGAGGAATTAAATACAGCATTAAATACAGAAATGTCAGGAAAATACGGCGGAGTAGGGCTTTCTATTTCAAAGAATGCTGATAAAGGCTTAATGGTAGTTTCTCCTATAGAAGACGGTCCCGGTGAGAAAGCTGGTATATTATCAGGCGATATCATAACAGAGATAGACGGTAAAAGCACTAAAGATATGTCAGTTGATAATGCGGCAAATATAATGCGCGGTAAAGAGGGTACTAAAGTTACTCTTACAATAGTGAGAGATGGTGTTGCTGAACCTATTAAATATCCTCTTACAAGAGCAATCATAGAAATAAAAAGCGTTAAATATAAAATGGTTGATGATTCTATAGGTTATATAAGAATAACTACTTTCGGTGATGATACAGCAAAAGATTTAGAAAATGCTTTGATAGATCTTAAAAAACAAGGTATGAAAAAACTTATACTTGATTTAAGAAATAATCCGGGCGGAAGACTTGATACTGCAATAAATATAGTAGAAGAGTTCCTAACTGAAGGAAAAATAGTTTATACAAGAGGAAGAAGCAGAAATGAAAATCAGGATTATTATGCTTCTAAGAAAGGCGATGAATGGCTTGAAGGCGATACATTAGTTTTAGTAAATCAGTACAGTGCTTCTGCTTCTGAAATACTTTCCGGTGCTTTGCAAGACAGCGGAAGAGCTAAACTTTTGGGTGAAACTACATTCGGAAAATTTAGTGTTCAGTATGTACTCCCATTAGATGCTAGAGATAATACTTCTTTCAAATTTACTGTAGCACATTATTATACTCCAAATGGAAGAAGACTTCATGGTAAAGGCTTAACTCCTGACTTTGTTGTAGTAGAACCTAAACTTTCAAGTACAGATATAACAGCTTTAACAGAGCTTAGAAAAGGCGGACAGATTTCTGCTTATGCTAAAAAATATCCTAATGAAAGTTCTGATGCTGATGCTTTGCCTGCTTTCAAAGAAGAGCTTAGAAAACAAAATATAATGCCTAGTGATTATTTGCTTGAGCGTTTAATATATAATGAAAGAAATTTAGATAATTATAAAGAGATATATGATCTTCGTTATGATAAACAGTTAAAGGCTGCTATTGAATATTTACAAACAGGTAAAGAGCCGCCTCAGGATAAAGAAGAGCCTAGAGAAAATTGGTCAAATGAAAAAGAAGAAAATTAA